From a region of the Streptacidiphilus albus JL83 genome:
- a CDS encoding amidohydrolase family protein — MPLPRSTPVDLLLDATLPDGRRADVHLRQGRITALTAPAPTAPPVGGRAVDLGGALLLPALVDGHVHLDKTFLGAPWQPHLPGSTIRERVAAERRLRREIGVPVVERASALAELLITQGTGHARSHVDIDPDVGLDGLHALLEVRERFRDRLGLQLVAFPQGGVVTAPGVPDLLDQALRAGADLIGGLDPEGFDGDPDGQLDVVFGLAERHGVGVDLHLHDPGESGAAQLRAVAARTAALGLDGRVTVSHAYCLGELDDHGFGSTAQALAGAGVSIMTNGPAGPMPPVLRLREHGVRVFAGSDNIRDAWWPYGNGDMLERAGTIGLRDDLMTDQELHTALDLATGAAAGALGLTGYGLSVGDRADLVAVAAAGVPEAVAAHPARLLVLHAGRVVHAADHP; from the coding sequence GTGCCACTCCCCCGCTCCACCCCCGTCGACCTGCTGCTCGACGCCACCCTCCCCGACGGCCGCAGGGCCGACGTCCACCTGCGCCAGGGGCGGATCACCGCCCTCACCGCCCCCGCCCCCACCGCTCCCCCCGTCGGCGGACGGGCGGTGGACCTCGGCGGAGCACTGCTGCTCCCCGCGCTGGTGGACGGCCACGTCCACCTGGACAAGACCTTCCTCGGCGCTCCCTGGCAGCCCCACCTGCCCGGCAGCACCATCCGCGAGCGGGTCGCCGCCGAGCGTCGGCTGCGGCGCGAGATCGGCGTGCCGGTGGTCGAACGGGCCTCCGCCCTCGCCGAACTGCTGATCACCCAGGGCACCGGCCATGCCCGCTCGCACGTGGACATCGACCCGGATGTCGGGCTCGACGGGCTGCACGCCCTGCTGGAGGTCCGCGAGCGCTTCCGCGACCGGCTCGGCCTCCAGCTGGTCGCCTTCCCCCAGGGCGGCGTGGTCACCGCGCCCGGCGTCCCCGACCTGCTCGACCAGGCCCTGCGCGCGGGCGCCGACCTGATCGGCGGCCTCGACCCGGAGGGCTTCGACGGCGACCCGGACGGCCAGCTCGACGTGGTCTTCGGCCTCGCCGAGCGCCACGGGGTCGGCGTCGACCTCCATCTGCACGACCCCGGCGAGAGCGGTGCGGCCCAACTGCGGGCCGTGGCCGCCCGCACCGCCGCCCTCGGGCTGGACGGCCGGGTCACCGTCAGCCACGCCTACTGCCTGGGCGAACTCGACGACCACGGCTTCGGCAGCACCGCGCAGGCACTGGCCGGGGCCGGTGTCTCGATCATGACCAACGGTCCGGCCGGCCCGATGCCGCCGGTACTGCGACTGCGCGAGCACGGCGTCCGGGTCTTCGCCGGATCCGACAACATCCGCGACGCCTGGTGGCCCTACGGCAACGGCGACATGCTCGAACGCGCCGGGACGATCGGCCTGCGCGACGACCTGATGACCGACCAGGAGCTGCACACGGCGCTGGACCTGGCCACCGGCGCGGCTGCCGGCGCGCTCGGCCTGACCGGCTACGGCCTGTCCGTCGGCGACCGGGCCGACCTGGTCGCGGTCGCCGCCGCCGGCGTCCCCGAGGCCGTCGCCGCCCACCCCGCCCGGCTGCTCGTGCTGCACGCCGGACGCGTCGTCCACGCCGCCGACCACCCCTGA
- a CDS encoding GntR family transcriptional regulator gives MSTRKPDPGAGPTIGAADRSLRDQVYEAIRARIIDGELAPGRRLVERDLAEEFGVSRVPVREAMQRLEVEGFLTNLPRRGAIVSRVDREEAEHFFDVREYLEALAAGLAARRADPDGLRRLRELLDAAQRADAQGRTEESATLNADFHREIVAMSGNPLLRDLMEPLDGRLHRLFRLTSVPGDAPTMCGEHEQLFRMISAGDEQGAAELMRRHVASTRAAALLVLDSLPSEGA, from the coding sequence GTGAGCACGAGGAAGCCGGACCCCGGCGCGGGCCCCACCATCGGGGCGGCCGACCGGTCGCTGCGGGACCAGGTCTACGAGGCGATCCGCGCACGGATCATCGACGGCGAGCTGGCACCGGGACGCCGACTGGTCGAGCGTGACCTGGCCGAGGAGTTCGGGGTCTCCCGGGTGCCGGTGCGCGAGGCCATGCAGCGGCTGGAGGTGGAGGGCTTCCTCACCAACCTGCCCCGGCGCGGCGCCATCGTCTCCCGGGTCGACCGGGAGGAGGCCGAGCACTTCTTCGACGTCCGCGAGTACCTGGAGGCGCTGGCCGCCGGGCTGGCGGCCCGTCGCGCCGACCCGGACGGGCTGCGCCGGCTGCGCGAACTGCTGGACGCCGCGCAGCGGGCGGACGCGCAGGGGCGGACCGAGGAGAGCGCGACGCTGAACGCCGACTTCCACCGCGAGATCGTCGCGATGTCGGGCAACCCGCTGCTCCGCGACCTGATGGAGCCGCTGGACGGCCGACTGCACCGGCTGTTCCGGCTCACCTCCGTGCCCGGGGACGCGCCGACCATGTGCGGGGAGCACGAGCAGCTCTTCCGGATGATCAGCGCCGGCGACGAGCAGGGCGCCGCCGAACTGATGCGCCGCCATGTCGCGAGCACCCGTGCGGCGGCGCTGCTGGTGCTCGACTCGCTGCCGTCCGAGGGAGCCTGA
- a CDS encoding SDR family oxidoreductase: MSAPIVLVTGGTGTLGRHVVERLHRAGCEVRVLSRSRHEDREGVRHVVGDLATGEGLVPALQRVTSIVHCASGQKGDAEATRALVRAAQAQPVPPHLVYISIVGIDRVPFGYYRSKLAAEQIVAESGLPWTTLRATQFHDLVLTAARVLARPPVVLAPAGVLVQPVDADEVAARLVELVLGDPAGRVPDLGGPEVADAAALLRAYLVAVGSRRPVLPVRLPGTRALRGGGLVLDGRPEAPAPDRSGAAAGTRLTWAEFLAERVGRPADRPADADRAADADRPADADRA, encoded by the coding sequence ATGTCAGCGCCCATCGTCCTGGTCACCGGGGGGACCGGCACGCTCGGTCGGCATGTCGTCGAGCGGCTGCACCGGGCCGGCTGCGAGGTGCGGGTGCTCAGCCGCAGTCGGCACGAGGACCGCGAGGGGGTCCGCCACGTCGTCGGCGACCTGGCCACGGGGGAGGGCCTGGTGCCGGCCCTCCAGCGGGTGACCTCGATCGTGCACTGCGCCAGCGGGCAGAAGGGCGACGCCGAGGCCACCCGCGCCCTGGTACGGGCGGCTCAGGCCCAGCCCGTGCCGCCGCACCTGGTCTACATCTCCATCGTCGGGATCGACCGGGTCCCGTTCGGCTACTACCGGTCGAAGCTGGCGGCGGAGCAGATCGTCGCCGAGTCCGGACTGCCGTGGACCACGCTGCGGGCCACCCAGTTCCACGACCTGGTGCTGACGGCGGCGCGGGTACTGGCCAGGCCGCCGGTGGTGCTGGCGCCGGCGGGCGTGCTGGTGCAGCCGGTCGACGCCGACGAGGTGGCGGCCCGGCTGGTGGAACTCGTGCTCGGGGACCCGGCCGGTCGGGTGCCCGACCTGGGCGGTCCGGAGGTGGCCGACGCGGCCGCCCTGCTCCGCGCCTATCTGGTTGCGGTGGGCAGCCGCCGTCCGGTGCTGCCGGTGCGGCTGCCGGGCACCCGCGCGCTCCGGGGCGGCGGTCTCGTCCTCGACGGACGGCCGGAGGCTCCGGCCCCCGACCGTTCGGGCGCGGCGGCGGGTACCCGGTTGACCTGGGCGGAGTTCCTGGCCGAGCGGGTGGGCCGCCCCGCCGACCGTCCCGCCGACGCCGACCGGGCCGCCGACGCAGACCGTCCCGCCGACGCCGACCGGGCCTAG
- a CDS encoding FAD-dependent oxidoreductase: MSEHHPIAVIGGGLGGLTLASVLHRNGVGTAVFELDASPTARHQGGMLDLHQDSAQVALRAAGLYEEFRAIIHAGGEAMRIVDRDGTVLLKEEPEAGEEGDRPEVDRNDLRRILLDSLPAGTVHWGSRVTGARSLGDGRHEVALADGSSFTTDLLVGADGAWSRIRPLVSTAVPGYTGLSFIESDLLDAAERHPGTAELVGGGMMFALAEDKGFLTHAEGDGSVHCYAALRTPPEWAAGLDTADTATAKAAVLARFEGWDQRLRALIADADGPLVARPIHALPIGHRWGRVPGVTLLGDAAHLMSPFAGEGANLAMLDAAELAAAVTAHPGDVEAALAAYERDLFPRSESSAAESAANLELCFGPEANQRLIAQFAEFRAVQDI; the protein is encoded by the coding sequence ATGTCCGAACACCACCCCATCGCCGTCATCGGCGGCGGCCTCGGCGGCCTCACCCTCGCCTCCGTGCTGCACCGCAACGGAGTCGGGACGGCCGTCTTCGAACTCGACGCCTCCCCCACCGCCCGGCACCAGGGCGGCATGCTCGACCTCCACCAGGACTCGGCCCAGGTCGCCCTGCGCGCCGCTGGCCTGTACGAGGAGTTCCGCGCGATCATCCACGCCGGAGGCGAGGCCATGCGCATCGTCGACCGGGACGGCACCGTCCTGCTGAAGGAGGAGCCCGAGGCGGGCGAGGAGGGGGACCGGCCCGAGGTCGACCGCAACGACCTGCGCCGGATCCTGCTCGACTCCCTGCCTGCGGGGACCGTCCACTGGGGCTCCCGGGTCACCGGCGCGCGCTCCCTGGGCGACGGCCGGCACGAGGTGGCGCTCGCCGACGGCAGTTCCTTCACCACCGACCTGCTGGTCGGCGCGGACGGCGCCTGGTCCCGGATCCGGCCGCTGGTCTCCACCGCCGTCCCCGGCTACACCGGCCTCTCCTTCATCGAGTCGGACCTGCTGGACGCGGCCGAGCGGCACCCGGGGACCGCCGAACTGGTCGGCGGCGGCATGATGTTCGCGCTCGCCGAGGACAAGGGTTTCCTCACCCATGCCGAGGGCGACGGCAGCGTGCACTGCTACGCCGCGCTGCGGACGCCCCCCGAGTGGGCGGCCGGGCTGGACACCGCCGACACCGCCACCGCCAAGGCGGCGGTGCTGGCCCGGTTCGAGGGCTGGGACCAGCGGCTGCGGGCACTGATCGCGGACGCCGACGGCCCGCTGGTCGCCCGGCCGATCCATGCCCTGCCGATCGGGCACCGCTGGGGACGCGTCCCGGGGGTGACCCTGCTCGGCGACGCCGCCCACCTGATGTCGCCCTTCGCCGGTGAGGGCGCGAATCTCGCCATGCTCGACGCCGCCGAACTGGCCGCCGCCGTCACCGCCCACCCCGGCGACGTCGAGGCCGCCCTCGCCGCCTACGAGCGCGACCTCTTCCCCCGCAGCGAGAGCTCGGCCGCCGAGTCCGCCGCCAATCTGGAGCTCTGCTTCGGCCCCGAAGCCAACCAGCGGCTGATCGCCCAGTTCGCGGAGTTCCGGGCGGTACAGGACATCTGA
- a CDS encoding class I SAM-dependent DNA methyltransferase encodes MTEPAYLSTTRAAYDTVAADYADLLREQLAGAPLDRAMLGSFAELVQAGDAGATVADLGCGPGRVTAHLDSLGLSAFGVDLSPGMVEVARRTYPGLRFDVGALAALDLADAGLGGIVAWYSIIHTPPELLPEVFAEFDRVLAPGGHLLLAFQAGDEIRHIEEAYGHTVSYDAYRLRPEHIAELLGRAGFTMLARLVREPLGHERNQQAYFLLRKPAAAE; translated from the coding sequence ATGACCGAGCCTGCCTACCTGAGCACCACCCGCGCGGCCTACGACACCGTCGCCGCCGACTACGCCGACCTGCTCCGGGAACAGCTGGCCGGCGCACCGCTGGACCGGGCGATGCTCGGCTCCTTCGCGGAACTCGTCCAGGCCGGGGACGCCGGGGCGACGGTCGCCGATCTAGGCTGCGGGCCAGGCCGGGTGACGGCGCATCTGGACTCGCTCGGGCTGTCGGCCTTCGGCGTCGACCTCTCGCCGGGCATGGTCGAGGTGGCCCGGCGCACCTATCCGGGCCTCCGCTTCGACGTCGGCGCCCTGGCCGCGCTGGACCTGGCGGACGCCGGGCTCGGCGGGATCGTCGCCTGGTACTCGATCATCCACACCCCGCCGGAGCTGCTGCCGGAGGTCTTCGCGGAGTTCGACCGGGTGCTGGCACCGGGCGGCCACCTGCTGCTGGCCTTCCAGGCCGGTGACGAGATCCGGCACATCGAGGAGGCCTACGGCCACACCGTCTCCTACGACGCCTACCGGCTGCGCCCCGAGCACATCGCCGAACTGCTCGGCCGGGCCGGGTTCACCATGCTGGCCCGACTGGTCCGGGAGCCGCTGGGGCACGAGCGCAACCAGCAGGCCTACTTCCTGCTGCGCAAGCCGGCCGCAGCGGAGTGA